In Drosophila santomea strain STO CAGO 1482 chromosome 2L, Prin_Dsan_1.1, whole genome shotgun sequence, a single window of DNA contains:
- the LOC120458448 gene encoding zinc finger matrin-type protein 5: MGGKSYYCDYCCCYLKNDLNVRKLHNDGISHTIAKANYMKRYENPKKILTEERQKTPCKRYFGGYCKFDMYCKYTHYSGKELQELEKLVHAKKRTNSQKRNKGKRWPWKTHLQKGLPPSLQSIKSAKLKQTVFELSWG, encoded by the exons ATGGGGGGAAAAAGTTATTATTGCGACTACTGCTGTTGCTATTTGAAAAACGATCTGAATGTAAGGAAATTGCACAATGATGGTATTTCACACACAATAGCAAAGGCCAATTATATGAAGCGTTACGAGA atcCCAAGAAGATCTTGACTGAAGAGCGCCAGAAAACTCCCTGCAAGCGATACTTCGGTGGCTACTGCAAGTTCGACATGTATTGCAAGTATACCCACTACAGTGGGAAGGAGTTACAGGAACTGGAGAAGTTAG TTCACGCTAAGAAGAGGACCAACTCACAAAAGAGAAATAAAGGCAAGAGATGGCCGTGGAAAACTCATCTTCAAAAGGGTTTACCTCCTTCTTTACAATCCATTAAGTCAGCCAAGCTCAAACAAACCGTCTTCGAGCTCAGCTGGggctaa